In Cydia splendana chromosome 3, ilCydSple1.2, whole genome shotgun sequence, one DNA window encodes the following:
- the LOC134806729 gene encoding uncharacterized protein LOC134806729, with product MEQRTIKLTSFNCKSVKRSVDYVRQLCQFSDIIALQESWLLPTEIPYLGNISSEFSFTGTSAVDTSSGMLKGRPYGGVALLWRSNLFQCVSVLQCSNPRICAVKIVTDDRPFIVVCVYMPTDCSDNLPEFTDCLSAVSAIVDECEVESVYILGDFNAHPGELFFTELSNYCDEQNWVCVDINRLGLSSDTYTFISEAHGSRRWLDHCIVTQSAISSVRNVHVKCDVVWSDHFPLILECNIGVLTPRLAAAPLNNTNCAIWGDRTKEQIAIYTQECDNRLRNIHFPSDFIDCGDKCCSDPSHKTILNNMYRDIVSALSQSAIVSKGNVGIKKKNKNRIVGWNRHVKDAHWRARQAFLVWVCSGKPIVGTEYNNMCESRRIFKSRLKWCQDHQNQIQMDIIASQHSKKDFKAFWKSTSKINVRSGPPASVEGVTDHRAIANIFRDQFTVKPSIAPSCERGAGTGAIMNRQVTRISALEVAKSIKSMSGGKSPGHDGLSVEHLRYAGCHISRVLSMFYSLCISHSYLPLDLIKTVVIPVVKNKTGDLTSKTNYRPISLATVMAKVLDGVLNAQLNKNLSLHDNQFGFRPGLSTESAILCLKHTAAYYVDRNTPVYACYLDLSKAFDLVSYDILWKKLEEINLAPDLIGIFRYWYGNQINNVRWAGTLSETYGLECGVRQGGLSSPSLFNLYINELIVALSSMHVGCHIDGVNVNNLSYADDMVLLSASVCGIRRLLKVCEDYAHTHGLKYNTIKSQYMVFGVESKIPSVIPPIRLNTVALERVYQYKYLGHIVTTDLKDDADIERERRALSIRANMIARRFARCSKESKVTLFRAFCTTFYTCSLWRKFTLKSYKALQVQYNNAFRALMGLPRYCSASGMFAEAHVSCFKATMRLRAASLVRRVRASSNSVLEMIADKYCPYITFCCGLHTPSSTVVNTLRNR from the coding sequence atgGAACAACGCACAATAAAGTTAACTAGTTTTAATTGTAAAAGTGTCAAACGATCAGTCGACTACGTCAGACAACTTTGTCAATTCTCCGATATAATCGCTTTGCAGGAATCGTGGCTATTACCTACTGAAATCCCATATTTAGGTAATATTAGCAGCGAATTCTCGTTTACGGGAACATCGGCGGTGGACACATCCTCTGGTATGCTAAAAGGGCGACCGTACGGCGGAGTGGCACTTCTGTGGCGAAGTAATCTGTTTCAATGCGTATCAGTGTTACAGTGTAGTAATCCACGCATATGTGCGGTTAAAATAGTGACAGATGATAGGCCGTTTAtagttgtctgtgtgtatatgCCCACGGATTGTTCAGACAACTTGCCCGAGTTCACGGATTGCCTTAGCGCGGTGAGTGCAATAGTGGATGAATGTGAAGTGGAATCAGTTTATATCTTAGGAGACTTTAACGCACATCCAGGTGAGTTATTTTTCACTGAACTCAGTAATTATTGTGATGAACAGAACTGGGTGTGCGTTGATATAAACAGATTAGGCCTTTCCTCGGATACCTATACTTTTATCAGTGAGGCGCACGGGTCTAGGCGCTGGCTAGACCACTGTATTGTGACACAATCGGCTATAAGTTCTGTTCGTAATGTACATGTTAAGTGTGACGTAGTCTGGTCCGACCACTTTCCCCTCATATTAGAATGTAATATAGGTGTTTTAACTCCTAGATTAGCTGCTGCGCCACTTAATAATACTAATTGTGCAATATGGGGGGATAGAACAAAGGAGCAGATTGCTATATACACACAAGAATGCGATAACAGGTTAAGAAATATCCATTTTCCTTCCGATTTTATAGATTGTGGCGATAAATGCTGTAGTGACCCCTctcataaaacaattttaaataaCATGTATAGGGACATTGTATCTGCGCTCAGCCAGTCTGCCATAGTTAGTAAGGGAAATGTGGGAATTAAGAAAAAGAACAAAAATCGTATAGTGGGTTGGAATAGGCACGTGAAGGATGCTCATTGGCGGGCGAGGCAAGCATTTCTTGTGTGGGTGTGTAGTGGCAAACCTATAGTAGGCACTGAATATAATAACATGTGTGAAAGTCGACGTATATTTAAGTCCCGACTAAAATGGTGTCAAGATcatcaaaatcaaatacaaatggaCATAATAGCATCACAACACTCGAAAAAAGATTTTAAGGCTTTTTGGAAATCAACTAGCAAGATAAATGTTAGGTCTGGCCCGCCGGCGAGCGTGGAGGGAGTAACGGATCATAGAGCTATTGCTAATATCTTCAGAGACCAATTTACTGTGAAACCTAGCATAGCACCTTCATGTGAAAGAGGGGCGGGCACTGGGGCCATTATGAATAGACAGGTGACAAGGATATCGGCCTTAGAGGTAGCCAAATCCATTAAATCTATGTCTGGTGGTAAGTCGCCTGGTCATGATGGCCTCAGTGTGGAGCATCTACGTTATGCTGGCTGTCATATTTCACGTGTACTTTCAATGTTTTATTCTCTATGTATATCCCATTCCTACCTGCCATTGGACTTGATAAAGACCGTTGTCATACCAGTGGTGAAAAACAAGACAGGAGACTTAACTAGTAAAACTAATTATAGGCCGATATCGCTCGCTACTGTTATGGCAAAGGTACTGGACGGTGTGCTTAATGCACAGTTGAATAAGAACCTTTCGTTGCATGACAACCAGTTCGGGTTTAGGCCCGGGCTGTCAACTGAAAGTGCGATCCTGTGCCTTAAGCACACCGCCGCGTATTATGTTGACAGGAATACGCCAGTTTATGCTTGTTACCTTGATTTATCAAAAGCGTTTGATCTGGTTTCCTACGATATACTTTGGAAGAAACTAGAGGAAATTAACTTAGCTCCCGATCTCATAGGTATATTTAGATATTGGTATGGAAACCAGATCAACAACGTGAGATGGGCAGGTACTTTGTCTGAGACATATGGGTTGGAATGTGGGGTGAGGCAGGGGGGGTTGAGCTCACCATCACTCTTCAACCTATATATAAACGAGCTGATTGTCGCGCTCAGCAGCATGCATGTGGGCTGTCACATAGACGGGGTTAATGTGAACAACTTGAGCTATGCCGATGACATGGTGCTGTTGAGTGCGTCAGTCTGTGGCATCAGAAGGTTGCTTAAAGTGTGTGAAGATTACGCACACACGCACGGACTCAAATATAACACAATCAAAAGTCAGTACATGGTCTTTGGGGTCGAGTCTAAAATACCATCTGTAATACCACCTATCAGACTCAACACGGTTGCCCTAGAAAGGGTATACCAGTACAAATATCTAGGTCATATAGTTACTACCGACCTCAAAGACGATGCTGACATAGAACGGGAACGTAGGGCCTTATCGATCAGAGCTAATATGATTGCACGCAGATTTGCTCGATGCTCAAAGGAAAGTAAAGTGACTTTGTTCAGAGCTTTTTGCACAACATTTTACACCTGCAGTCTATGGCGAAAGTTCACCTTGAAATCGTATAAGGCCCTACAAGTACAGTATAATAACGCGTTTAGGGCGCTGATGGGGCTGCCGCGATATTGCAGCGCGTCAGGGATGTTTGCGGAGGCGCATGTGTCGTGTTTTAAAGCTACCATGCGCCTGCGAGCCGCGTCCCTGGTGCGACGCGTGCGCGCCAGCTCCAACAGCGTCCTAGAAATGATTGCGGACAAGTATTGTCCGTATATCACATTTTGCTGCGGACTTCATACGCCCAGCAGCACTGTGGTAAACACATTGAGAAATAGATGA